Genomic segment of Mucilaginibacter sabulilitoris:
CATTTATGATTAATTACCGGGTAGAAAATCTTGTTGCACTGGTAGATGAACTAAAAAAGGATAACGTGACCATTATTGATGAGATTGCGGAATATGATTATGGCAAATTCATTCATGTGCTCGATCCGGAAGGGAACATTATTGAGCTTTGGGAACCCAAAGACGAGTGAGAATGGCCTGACAGGTTAAACCGGGCCACCCACCAAATATTGCGCTGGAGTTGAAACCCATCGCAATATTCGGTATGATGGAGATAAGCCCTTTAATCGCGCAATACGTTAATGCTTATAAATTAGCCTTCTCTTTCAGCTCATCTTCCTTGTCGTTTTGCTCTTTTTTAAGGCGCCGCTTTTCCTGCCGAATTTCCTTGCGGGTTTTACCTGCAGTATCAATGTTATCTATCTTGAGTTTATATTCCTGTTTAAGGGCATCAATTTGCTCATTAAGTTTTTCCTTAGCGGTTTTCTCTTTTTGCTTTTCTTTATCCCCCTCTGCTTTTCCGGTAGTATCCTTTTTGCCAAAAAGACGCTGCAAAAAGTTTGGCTTCTTTACTGGGTCTTCAAGCACCGGCAATATTTCATAGTCGTCGCTTTGTTTCATCAGGCTGTCGGCAGTAGCAGTATCAACAGGGGCTATGGCGCGGCGCAGGCTTTCTCTTAAACGAACATTATAAAAACCATAGGCATTGGTATCGCGTTGCGTATAGCCTTTGCTGGCCATTAAGCGGCCAATGAGGTTAAAATAACCATGCAACCCCGGTCGCAGCGTGCCGTCGGGCTGAAAAGCGTAAAGACCACCTTTTGGATACGGAACAATACTGGCCAGGTAAATACTTTCGCCCAAGGTAAGTTCCGATGGCGATTTGCCAAAATAATAATGCGAAGCTTCTGATATGCCATAAATTCCGCGACCCCATTCAATAATATTGAGGTAAACCTCCAGCATGCGGTTTTTATTCATGATGCGGTTGTTTTCAATGATCCATACAATCAAGATCTCCTCAATTTTACGGGCAAGGGTTTTTTCACGGCTTAAAAAGGCGTTTTTAACCAGCTGCATAGATATGCCGCTGCCGCCGCGTTTAAACTTTTTGGTTTTAAAGTCGGTAACCAGCGATTTACGAAAAGCTTCCTCTACAAAGCCATGATTGGTGTAGAAAGAAGGATCCTCAGCTGTCATTACAGCGTTTCGTAGGCTCGGCGCAATTTCATTAAGCGGGGTAAACTCCGGGTTATCGGGCCCTATAAGGTGCGGCGACATGGGTTTGCCTTTTTCGTAGGGGGTATGAATAAACGTGCTGTTCAGTTTACTAAGGTCTGTTTTGCCATACTTAATTATCCTGAAATTATCCTTGCTCAGTCTCGAGTCGAACTGCAAATCGTCGATCTTTGAAGCATCCATGTAAAAGTTGAGCGCATAGTTTAGCTTTCCGGCAACTTGTATACCATTGAGCGCGTCAAACATCCCCGACGGGAAAGCCTCAAAAATATCAGTGGCGTTTAGCCATCCGGTGTTTATCTTCAGCTCATATATTTTAACCGGGTTAAGTGTATACTTGATAAATGGCCGGGCAGTAAGTTTTTTAATATGTATAAGTGATGAACTATCAACCGATACATAGTTTTCGCCTACAAACACATTGGCATCAATGGAGGCGTTTGGAAACACAATGTTTTCTGACGATATACCGGGATGGTTAATAAGCAGATTATTAACTGCCCAGGAACCATAAATCTTTGTAAGGCCGCTGCTGTGTTCTACCCTTGTTAAGCGGGTGCTGATGGTATCGAAATTTAATTTAAGCTTGAACTTTTTTTCAATAATGGGCAACTCCACCTTTTTACCATCGGCATAAAGTTTCACATCAATGTCTTTATCTGATGGGTGCATTTTGCCGGCCATGTGCCATGTGGCGTAGCCATTATTTACATCAATGGTTGAGGTTAGGTTGCCGTCTTTGATCAGGGCTGTTTTTGTTAACAGTTTTATCTGGTTGGTATCGTCCTTAAAGCTGATGGAAAAATTACTAAGGGCAAGATTATCGGGGATTTTATAAAGTACTTCATTAACCAGGTGGTTGGCCAGTTCAGACAGGTCGACTTTGGTACGGGTAGCTGTACTATCCTTTTTCTTTTTAAACAGGAAGTCGAAATTCCTTACGCCTTTAACACTGGTGAGGTGTATAAAACCGTCCTGCAATAAAACATCGGCCAGCTTAATATCGCCAACGGCAAGCGGCAATAACTTTACGCTTATTACCAGGTTTTTGATGTTTAGCAGGCTGTCGCGGTTCTCGGGCACTATGCAGATATCAGAAAAAGACACCGTACTTGTACCCGTAAAATGGGCCGAACCTATTTTTACATCTAAATTATAATCCCTTTTGGCTTTTGCTTTAGCTTTGTCAATAGCTTTTTGAAGCAGGGCCTCGCGTTTGGAATAAGCTGTATAGCCGCCTATTAAAAAAATCAGCAATAAGGGTATTAATATAAATGCGGCTATGCGTATGTATTTAGGATTAAGGCGCTTCATGTGTAAATTTTTCCAAAACTAAACTAATTCTTATCCCCTGCAAACGGTTGTTTCTGCAAATTGTTTCTTTAACAAACGCAAATCAACGGCCTGTTTTCATAAATTTGCCATAATATATGATGATAATCACCAAAGAACAAATTTTACAAGCCCTGGGAAATGTAGAAGAGCCCGATCTGAAAAAAGACCTGGTTACGCTCAACATGATACAGGACATACATATTGATGGCAATAATGTGAGCTTTTCGGTTGTGCTGACCACGCCGGCCTGCCCACTGAAAGCGCTGATAGAAAATGCCTGCCGTAATGCCATCAGCCACTTTATAAGTAAAGAGGCTGTGGTGAGCATTAACATGACATCAAGGGTTACTTCGCAAAAAAATACCGGCGTACCCGGCGTTAAAAATATTATAGCCGTGGCATCGGGCAAAGGGGGTGTTGGCAAATCAACCGTGGCGGCAAACCTGGCGCTGGGGCTGGCAAAAGCCGGGGCCAAAGTTGGTTTAATTGATGCGGATATTTATGGCCCGTCGGTGCCCATTATGTTTGGTTTGGAAGGCGCCCGCCCGCAAGCCAGCCAGGTAGATGGCAAAACCCGTATTGAGCCTATCGAAAAATATGATATTAAGCTGTTATCAATAGGTTTTTTTACAGATCCTAACCAGCCTGTGCCGTGGCGCGGACCAATGGTATCAACCGCGGTAAAGCAATTGTTTAATGATGCCGACTGGGGTGAGTTAGATTACCTGGTAATTGACCTGCCGCCTGGAACCGGCGATATACACATTACGGTTACACAAACCTTCCCGGTTACGGGTGCGGTAATAGTAACCACGCCGCAAAACGTGGCCCTGGCCGATGCCAAAAAGGGGATAGGTATGTTCCTGATGCCGGCCATTAATGTGCCTATATTGGGTGTGGTAGAAAACATGTCGTACTTTACCCCAGCCGAGTTGCCCGAAAATAAATATTATATATTCGGAAAGGGCGGGGGGCTAAAACTGGCCGAACAGCTCGATGTACCATTTTTGGGTGAAATTCCGTTAGTAAAAGGTATAAGCGATTCTGGCGACGCGGGCAAACCCACCATACTGGAGGAGGATGGCCCAATGACCAGTGCGTTTTTGGAGATGGCCCGACGTGTTGCACAACAGGTAGCTATTTCAAACGCGAAGGCTATGAGCAGCGTGCCTGTAGCGGAGTAATTAAATAGGATAAAAGAGGGCAGGAGCAAGGATGAAGTTGGAGTAAGGATAAAAGACAAAAAGATAAAGGAGATGAAGTAAATAAAAACAAGCTTTCCCTTTATCCACATCTTTAAGTCTTTTGTCCATAAGTCCATCGTCCATTAAAAATATTGTAAATAATTAAGTAACTTTACTTTTATTATAAAATAGTTAAAATGAGTTTATTAAGTCAGGTAGAAGCAGCCTTAGATACTATCCGTCCGTATTTGGAGGCTGATGGCGGGAATGTTTCGATTGAGGAGATCACCCCTGAAGGTGTAGTTAAATTAAAGCTATTGGGATCATGCGGATCATGCCCCATGAGCATCATGACGCTTAAAGCAGGCATTGAGCAGGCTATTAAGAAAGCAGTTCCGGAAATTACCGGTATTGAAGCTATAAACCTAACGGATATTGACGACCCCAACGCAGTACTTCCCGAAAATTTAAGATAGTAGTGTTAAGTATTGTTAAAAACGGGTAAATTTTACCGTATTAACTTACTTTTGATTAAAATTTTGAAACTTTTTCCGGCCGTAAAAGGTAGTATCAGGGAAGAGCGATGGATATATGAAATATTTAGTTGTCATATTTTTTTTATTTGCTACAGTTTCCACCTTTGCACAAAGCCATGATGATAGGCCCGTTGTGCAGTTTACCGGTGTTGTACATAATGCCGACAGCAGCAGTGTTATTGTACCCTATGTAAGTATTACCAATACCTCGGCACGCAATTCCGTTAGCTTATCAAATTATAAAGGTTACTTCTCGTTTGTAGCGCATGAGCAGGATACCCTGCGTTTTACCTGTGTAGGCTATGGCCCGGTAACGGTAGTTATACCAGCAAATGTGCCAAATAAAAGCTATACGATGCAGGTATCGCTTAAGCCGCAGATCATTAACCTGCCAACTTTCCATGTATTTCCGTGGGCCACTACAGATGAATTTAAGAAAGATTTCCTATCCATAAAGCTTGCAGATGATGATCTGGAAATAGCGCGTAAAAACATAAACCGTACAACACTGGTGGCATTGTCAAACGTATTGCCAAGAGATGCCCAAGAAATACAGTCGGCAAGTGCGCAGTCAATGCATACCAGTATTTTAAATTCGCATTCCCTTACACCAAATCCATTGCTTAATCCGCTGGCCTGGGGTGGTTTAATAAAACAAATAACCGATAGCGATAATAAGAGCAGTAATTAGTTCTGGGTTTTCAGTATTGAGTTCTGAGTTCCTCTTAGTTGTGGTTATTAATCTATTTATTTCTTCTCTTACTCAAAACTCATCACTCACTGCTTAAAACAAAAAAACTACCGTCCTTTTTTTGCGGCGGGGAATTTCATTTTGTAATCTACGTCAACCATCCCTTTTGATATATCATTCAGCTTTTTCTCAATAAGGCGCCTGCGCAGCGGGCTCAGTTTGTCGGTGAACAGCTTACCTTCAATATGATCATACTCGTGCTGAATTACACGGGCGGCTAAACCCTTAAAGCTTTCTTCATGATGTTTCCAGTTCTCATCATAATATGACAGCTTTACAACTGGTTTGCGGTACACATCTTCCCTGATATCAGGAATGCTCAAACAGCCCTCATTAAAGCCCCATTCTTCGCCGGTTTCCTCTAAAATGGTAGCGTTTATAAATACTTTTTTAAAATCTTTCAGGTCGGGTTCTTCATCGCTGAAC
This window contains:
- a CDS encoding NifU family protein, producing MSLLSQVEAALDTIRPYLEADGGNVSIEEITPEGVVKLKLLGSCGSCPMSIMTLKAGIEQAIKKAVPEITGIEAINLTDIDDPNAVLPENLR
- a CDS encoding Mrp/NBP35 family ATP-binding protein — encoded protein: MIITKEQILQALGNVEEPDLKKDLVTLNMIQDIHIDGNNVSFSVVLTTPACPLKALIENACRNAISHFISKEAVVSINMTSRVTSQKNTGVPGVKNIIAVASGKGGVGKSTVAANLALGLAKAGAKVGLIDADIYGPSVPIMFGLEGARPQASQVDGKTRIEPIEKYDIKLLSIGFFTDPNQPVPWRGPMVSTAVKQLFNDADWGELDYLVIDLPPGTGDIHITVTQTFPVTGAVIVTTPQNVALADAKKGIGMFLMPAINVPILGVVENMSYFTPAELPENKYYIFGKGGGLKLAEQLDVPFLGEIPLVKGISDSGDAGKPTILEEDGPMTSAFLEMARRVAQQVAISNAKAMSSVPVAE
- a CDS encoding transglycosylase domain-containing protein; its protein translation is MKRLNPKYIRIAAFILIPLLLIFLIGGYTAYSKREALLQKAIDKAKAKAKRDYNLDVKIGSAHFTGTSTVSFSDICIVPENRDSLLNIKNLVISVKLLPLAVGDIKLADVLLQDGFIHLTSVKGVRNFDFLFKKKKDSTATRTKVDLSELANHLVNEVLYKIPDNLALSNFSISFKDDTNQIKLLTKTALIKDGNLTSTIDVNNGYATWHMAGKMHPSDKDIDVKLYADGKKVELPIIEKKFKLKLNFDTISTRLTRVEHSSGLTKIYGSWAVNNLLINHPGISSENIVFPNASIDANVFVGENYVSVDSSSLIHIKKLTARPFIKYTLNPVKIYELKINTGWLNATDIFEAFPSGMFDALNGIQVAGKLNYALNFYMDASKIDDLQFDSRLSKDNFRIIKYGKTDLSKLNSTFIHTPYEKGKPMSPHLIGPDNPEFTPLNEIAPSLRNAVMTAEDPSFYTNHGFVEEAFRKSLVTDFKTKKFKRGGSGISMQLVKNAFLSREKTLARKIEEILIVWIIENNRIMNKNRMLEVYLNIIEWGRGIYGISEASHYYFGKSPSELTLGESIYLASIVPYPKGGLYAFQPDGTLRPGLHGYFNLIGRLMASKGYTQRDTNAYGFYNVRLRESLRRAIAPVDTATADSLMKQSDDYEILPVLEDPVKKPNFLQRLFGKKDTTGKAEGDKEKQKEKTAKEKLNEQIDALKQEYKLKIDNIDTAGKTRKEIRQEKRRLKKEQNDKEDELKEKANL
- the def gene encoding peptide deformylase; protein product: MKYPIIAYGDPVLRKKATAIEPDEYPHIKELVENMFETMYAARGVGLAAPQVGMSMRLFVVDASVFSDEEPDLKDFKKVFINATILEETGEEWGFNEGCLSIPDIREDVYRKPVVKLSYYDENWKHHEESFKGLAARVIQHEYDHIEGKLFTDKLSPLRRRLIEKKLNDISKGMVDVDYKMKFPAAKKGR